One Paramisgurnus dabryanus chromosome 8, PD_genome_1.1, whole genome shotgun sequence DNA window includes the following coding sequences:
- the kiaa0753 gene encoding protein moonraker isoform X2 has translation MISDFHRGSPMTIGEMGSVNREWIKKGPSAFQIHGLQTQLQFSDTVAPSVYNRATRVRPPSPILIEKLARRTQGQDDVESCTSSLRLSVLSEERLQAAVKLARRDLSRKRQESISRLSLEPAERSDNTSLQRNNMDDSFQVCPRMSGTKNQTKNVDRVLVYSPPKHNSQPRLGHTPPTKDLSNEQQLSQEIRKLQEELSTYVQRIEQLANKGHAVEVQEPDEKRRMEIRRQEQKARSARIIYVLQQQVKEIQEDLDKLRSENIKHTKKSKAMDRLAAAHRGAVRAMQVFISQLSDPAESKVPTQCKELGQLIRQLSLCSAKVEVREGSAVPETALDILQKLESLDSALSKQEASRESVSHPQSIKHEKEKASSKAGVRNMPPPYLIKGQDKKTSQTVRKPAAGRKPVGRLAGKPNRTSQALMKERNEVLKAGLESLIHHQQQRETEPVTPNKSVSTINPGHVKASHVHDSSFQQPTVSSRLRENQVPQRETTVPWIPTSPHSPSRQRVVSSRPEPRCLFSTVKSPEKQEPHTLSTEHSPTSHHRKQAQNEALRQAWLERVTAERLRELNRLSKEEADRINKLRNTVGSPTQWAERAERTARERIQPLLDQAQRVVSFGQQQKGAEKPPASVDMLSEAVIEDLVEDTARALLAAEKQQAAEIDAERQLQRPTLESMLLRMEEMEREQEEVRRRFAMISYSDPLTWDKGADTRNISNSRPASPHPIRMTKPVLNAPITVDILLQRPVETGAVSDTSMLDEEPSPNDPSHAVTAEVKRTGGVHLSVPPSMQRNIQKYRKNHDAFLQLVSHDAVGNFNPWVIADSLAEELMDEALTEVAAEFQDVCEEYAEAVFTSEFLQPVQSPTTSVS, from the exons ATGATTTCTGATTTTCATAGGGGGTCTCCTATGACCATCGGCGAAATGGGCTCTGTGAACCGTGAATGGATTAAAAAAGGTCCATCTGCGTTTCAGATTCATGGCTTGCAGACGCAG CTTCAGTTCAGTGACACAGTAGCACCCAGTGTCTATAACCGAGCGACCCGAGTTAGACCTCCTTCACCTATCCTGATAGAGAAACTTGCACGCAGGACACAGGGACAGGATGATGTTGAAAGCTGCACCAGTTCCTTACGACTCTCAGTCCTCTCGGAAGAGCGACTGCAGGCTGCGGTCAAATTGGCTAGGAGAGACCTGAGCAGAAAAAGGCAGGAATCCATCAGCCGTTTGTCACTTGAACCAGCGGAGAGATCAGACAATACCAGTCTTCAGAGGAACAATATGGATGACAGCTTTCAA GTATGTCCAAGAATGTCAGGTACGAAGAACCAAACCAAAAATGTTGATCGGGTGCTTGTGTATAGTCCTCCGAAGCACAATAGCCAGCCCAGACTGGGCCATACACCACCCACCAAAGACCTCAGTAATGAACAACAGCTTAGTCAGGAGATTCGCAAATTACAGGAGGAACTGAGCACATATGTTCAAAGGATAGAGCAGCTGGCTAATAAAG GGCATGCAGTAGAGGTTCAGGAGCCGGATGAGAAACGCCGGATGGAGATCCGTCGGCAGGAGCAGAAAGCTCGTTCTGCACGCATCATCTACGTATTACAGCAACAG GTCAAAGAAATTCAGGAGGATCTAGACAAGCTCCGTTCTGAAAATATCAAACATACTAAAAAG TCCAAGGCAATGGACAGACTCGCTGCTGCTCACAGGGGTGCTGTAAGAGCCATGCAAGTGTTTATCAGCCAGCTGTCGGACCCTGCAGAGAGCAAAGTGCCTACCCAGTGCAAAGAGCTGGGCCAGCTGATTCGCCAGCTCTCTCTCTGCTCTGCTAAAGTAGAGGTGCGAGAAGGATCTGCTGTGCCGGAGACAGCCCTCGATATCCTGCAGAAACTAGAG TCTCTTGACTCAGCGCTGAGTAAGCAAGAGGCGTCCAGGGAGAGTGTCTCACATCCGCAGAGTATCAAGCATGAAAAAGAAAAGGCTTCCTCGAAGGCTGGGGTTCGAAACATGCCCCCTCCCTATCTTATCAAAGGTCAAGACAAAAAGACCTCTCAGACAGTCCGTAAGCCTGCTGCTGGAAGAAAACCTG TAGGCAGACTGGCTGGGAAGCCCAACAGGACCTCACAGGCATTAATGAAGGAACGCAATGAAGTTCTGAAGGCAGGGCTAGAGAGCCTTATTCATCATCAAcagcagagagagacagaacCAGTAACACCCAACAAATCTGTCAGTACCATCAACCCAGGCCATGTTAAG GCCAGTCATGTTCATGATAGCAGCTTTCAGCAGCCCACTGTTTCATCTCGGTTAAGGGAGAATCAGGTACCCCAGAGAGAGACCACAGTGCCTTGGATACCAACATCTCCTCACTCCCCATCTCGCCAGCG TGTTGTGTCTAGTAGGCCAGAACCCAGATGCCTGTTCTCCACTGTAAAGAGCCCAGAAAAGCAGGAGCCACATACCTTGTCCACAGAGCATAGCCCCACATCACATCACAGGAAACAAGCCCAGAATGAGGCTCTCAG GCAAGCCTGGCTGGAGCGGGTGACTGCAGAGAGATTGAGAGAACTGAATCGTCTGAGTAAAGAGGAAGCAGATCGCATTAATAAACTCCG GAACACAGTGGGCTCTCCCACACAATGGGCGGAAAGAGCTGAGCGCACCGCTCGAGAGAGAATTCAACCTTTGCTGGATCAAGCACAG CGGGTTGTCTCTTTTGGACAACAGCAGAAGGGTGCAGAAAAG CCTCCGGCGAGTGTAGACATGCTGAGCGAGGCTGTTATCGAGGATCTTGTGGAGGACACAGCTCGAGCTCTATTGGCAGCTGAGAAGCAACAGGCGGCTGAGATTGATGCTGAGAGGCAGCTGCAGAGACCCACGCTAGAGAGCATGCTGCTGAGGATGGAGGAGATGGAG AGAGAACAGGAGGAAGTACGCAGGCGTTTTGCAATGATCTCATACTCTGACCCTCTCACATGGGATAAAGGCGCAG ATACAAGAAATATATCCAACTCAAGACCAGCCTCTCCTCATCCCATCCGAATGACAAAACCAGTCTTGAATGCACCAATCACAGTTGACATCCTCTTGCAAAGACCTGTGGAGACTGG GGCTGTGTCAGATACATCAATGCTGGATGAGGAGCCTTCACCAAATGACCCCAGTCATGCAGTCACAGCAGAAGTGAAGAGGACAGGAGGAGTTCATCTAAGTGTGCCGCCCAGCATGCAGAggaacattcagaaatacaggAAGAACCATGATGCCTTCCTGCAGCTCGTCTCGCATGACGCTGTGGGAAACTTCAACCCCTGGGTCATAGCAGACAG TCTGGCAGAAGAACTGATGGATGAGGCTCTTACTGAAGTAGCTGCAGAATTCCAGGATGTTTGTGAGGAATATGCGGAAGCTGTTTTCACTTCAGAATTCCTCCAGCCTGTCCAGTCCCCCACCACTTCGGTGTCATAG
- the kiaa0753 gene encoding protein moonraker isoform X1, translating into MISDFHRGSPMTIGEMGSVNREWIKKGPSAFQIHGLQTQLQFSDTVAPSVYNRATRVRPPSPILIEKLARRTQGQDDVESCTSSLRLSVLSEERLQAAVKLARRDLSRKRQESISRLSLEPAERSDNTSLQRNNMDDSFQVCPRMSGTKNQTKNVDRVLVYSPPKHNSQPRLGHTPPTKDLSNEQQLSQEIRKLQEELSTYVQRIEQLANKGHAVEVQEPDEKRRMEIRRQEQKARSARIIYVLQQQVKEIQEDLDKLRSENIKHTKKSKAMDRLAAAHRGAVRAMQVFISQLSDPAESKVPTQCKELGQLIRQLSLCSAKVEVREGSAVPETALDILQKLESLDSALSKQEASRESVSHPQSIKHEKEKASSKAGVRNMPPPYLIKGQDKKTSQTVRKPAAGRKPVGRLAGKPNRTSQALMKERNEVLKAGLESLIHHQQQRETEPVTPNKSVSTINPGHVKASHVHDSSFQQPTVSSRLRENQVPQRETTVPWIPTSPHSPSRQRVVSSRPEPRCLFSTVKSPEKQEPHTLSTEHSPTSHHRKQAQNEALRQAWLERVTAERLRELNRLSKEEADRINKLRNTVGSPTQWAERAERTARERIQPLLDQAQRVVSFGQQQKGAEKQPPASVDMLSEAVIEDLVEDTARALLAAEKQQAAEIDAERQLQRPTLESMLLRMEEMEREQEEVRRRFAMISYSDPLTWDKGADTRNISNSRPASPHPIRMTKPVLNAPITVDILLQRPVETGAVSDTSMLDEEPSPNDPSHAVTAEVKRTGGVHLSVPPSMQRNIQKYRKNHDAFLQLVSHDAVGNFNPWVIADSLAEELMDEALTEVAAEFQDVCEEYAEAVFTSEFLQPVQSPTTSVS; encoded by the exons ATGATTTCTGATTTTCATAGGGGGTCTCCTATGACCATCGGCGAAATGGGCTCTGTGAACCGTGAATGGATTAAAAAAGGTCCATCTGCGTTTCAGATTCATGGCTTGCAGACGCAG CTTCAGTTCAGTGACACAGTAGCACCCAGTGTCTATAACCGAGCGACCCGAGTTAGACCTCCTTCACCTATCCTGATAGAGAAACTTGCACGCAGGACACAGGGACAGGATGATGTTGAAAGCTGCACCAGTTCCTTACGACTCTCAGTCCTCTCGGAAGAGCGACTGCAGGCTGCGGTCAAATTGGCTAGGAGAGACCTGAGCAGAAAAAGGCAGGAATCCATCAGCCGTTTGTCACTTGAACCAGCGGAGAGATCAGACAATACCAGTCTTCAGAGGAACAATATGGATGACAGCTTTCAA GTATGTCCAAGAATGTCAGGTACGAAGAACCAAACCAAAAATGTTGATCGGGTGCTTGTGTATAGTCCTCCGAAGCACAATAGCCAGCCCAGACTGGGCCATACACCACCCACCAAAGACCTCAGTAATGAACAACAGCTTAGTCAGGAGATTCGCAAATTACAGGAGGAACTGAGCACATATGTTCAAAGGATAGAGCAGCTGGCTAATAAAG GGCATGCAGTAGAGGTTCAGGAGCCGGATGAGAAACGCCGGATGGAGATCCGTCGGCAGGAGCAGAAAGCTCGTTCTGCACGCATCATCTACGTATTACAGCAACAG GTCAAAGAAATTCAGGAGGATCTAGACAAGCTCCGTTCTGAAAATATCAAACATACTAAAAAG TCCAAGGCAATGGACAGACTCGCTGCTGCTCACAGGGGTGCTGTAAGAGCCATGCAAGTGTTTATCAGCCAGCTGTCGGACCCTGCAGAGAGCAAAGTGCCTACCCAGTGCAAAGAGCTGGGCCAGCTGATTCGCCAGCTCTCTCTCTGCTCTGCTAAAGTAGAGGTGCGAGAAGGATCTGCTGTGCCGGAGACAGCCCTCGATATCCTGCAGAAACTAGAG TCTCTTGACTCAGCGCTGAGTAAGCAAGAGGCGTCCAGGGAGAGTGTCTCACATCCGCAGAGTATCAAGCATGAAAAAGAAAAGGCTTCCTCGAAGGCTGGGGTTCGAAACATGCCCCCTCCCTATCTTATCAAAGGTCAAGACAAAAAGACCTCTCAGACAGTCCGTAAGCCTGCTGCTGGAAGAAAACCTG TAGGCAGACTGGCTGGGAAGCCCAACAGGACCTCACAGGCATTAATGAAGGAACGCAATGAAGTTCTGAAGGCAGGGCTAGAGAGCCTTATTCATCATCAAcagcagagagagacagaacCAGTAACACCCAACAAATCTGTCAGTACCATCAACCCAGGCCATGTTAAG GCCAGTCATGTTCATGATAGCAGCTTTCAGCAGCCCACTGTTTCATCTCGGTTAAGGGAGAATCAGGTACCCCAGAGAGAGACCACAGTGCCTTGGATACCAACATCTCCTCACTCCCCATCTCGCCAGCG TGTTGTGTCTAGTAGGCCAGAACCCAGATGCCTGTTCTCCACTGTAAAGAGCCCAGAAAAGCAGGAGCCACATACCTTGTCCACAGAGCATAGCCCCACATCACATCACAGGAAACAAGCCCAGAATGAGGCTCTCAG GCAAGCCTGGCTGGAGCGGGTGACTGCAGAGAGATTGAGAGAACTGAATCGTCTGAGTAAAGAGGAAGCAGATCGCATTAATAAACTCCG GAACACAGTGGGCTCTCCCACACAATGGGCGGAAAGAGCTGAGCGCACCGCTCGAGAGAGAATTCAACCTTTGCTGGATCAAGCACAG CGGGTTGTCTCTTTTGGACAACAGCAGAAGGGTGCAGAAAAG CAGCCTCCGGCGAGTGTAGACATGCTGAGCGAGGCTGTTATCGAGGATCTTGTGGAGGACACAGCTCGAGCTCTATTGGCAGCTGAGAAGCAACAGGCGGCTGAGATTGATGCTGAGAGGCAGCTGCAGAGACCCACGCTAGAGAGCATGCTGCTGAGGATGGAGGAGATGGAG AGAGAACAGGAGGAAGTACGCAGGCGTTTTGCAATGATCTCATACTCTGACCCTCTCACATGGGATAAAGGCGCAG ATACAAGAAATATATCCAACTCAAGACCAGCCTCTCCTCATCCCATCCGAATGACAAAACCAGTCTTGAATGCACCAATCACAGTTGACATCCTCTTGCAAAGACCTGTGGAGACTGG GGCTGTGTCAGATACATCAATGCTGGATGAGGAGCCTTCACCAAATGACCCCAGTCATGCAGTCACAGCAGAAGTGAAGAGGACAGGAGGAGTTCATCTAAGTGTGCCGCCCAGCATGCAGAggaacattcagaaatacaggAAGAACCATGATGCCTTCCTGCAGCTCGTCTCGCATGACGCTGTGGGAAACTTCAACCCCTGGGTCATAGCAGACAG TCTGGCAGAAGAACTGATGGATGAGGCTCTTACTGAAGTAGCTGCAGAATTCCAGGATGTTTGTGAGGAATATGCGGAAGCTGTTTTCACTTCAGAATTCCTCCAGCCTGTCCAGTCCCCCACCACTTCGGTGTCATAG